Below is a window of Ischnura elegans chromosome 1, ioIscEleg1.1, whole genome shotgun sequence DNA.
CGTCATTCCATTTCTTGAGAAAACAGGAAGACGGAAACAATTTCCTCGTGAACTTGCTGTGGCGGGAGGGAGGCGATGACTAGAGCTGGTTGGTTTGGGACGGGATATCCTTGATGAGTGGACCAAATCAAATGAACTAACAATTACCGTTTCAATGTGTGATGGATGAGGAATGAAAACATGCCGGTGCCAACGACATCAATGCGCAGCACTAATGCAAGAGTCAGTTGTGGCGATGTGGATGGGGGGGAGGTGGTAATCCTGCTTCCTTGcccccccttctcctcctcccctctctctcttactttctctctctctctcgtgccaCACGTTATTCACTCCAGCGTCTGTTCTGCACACCATCCACGTGTGTTCTCGTTtgtttgtgtgtgtgtatgtgtgtttACGCATGGGGGTCACGCGAACTCCCTCACATGACGGAGCACTTCTCCTTCATCTTgcccttccctccccctccccccttgcccttcttctttGAGTCCAGCTGCAGCGATATGTTCCTGTTCTTCTCCATGTTGAGCAGCTCCTGGAACAGCTCCTTGACGTTGTGATTCGTCTTGGCCGACGTCTCCATGAAGTTGCATCCCCAGCGCTGTGCCTCCGCCTCTCCCTCGTCGGTTCGAACCTCGCGCGCGCCCCcgccttccccctccccttcgtcGCACTTATTGCCCACCAGCATGACGGGGATGCCCGACAGCTCCGCTCCCTTCGTCTCCCGGATGGCGTCCCAGATGGGCCGCAGCTCCTCCAGCGACTGCCGGGACGTCACCGAGTACACCAGGATGAACGCGTGGCCCTGCAAACGAAATTAAACAGGTGAGTCACGCAGAGCGAAAGAGAAGAGATACGGTGGTGATCGGGAACCCTCGCCTGGGGCCCTCCATACCGATGGGATCTCTGAGGGTCCTCCCTCGGAAAATTATaggaaatggggaacttgcatgaattttttttatttcacaggcggatagaaaattattttctgaatacaacaaagaaaaccgcatgtttatctgagttttccttcgcgagatatttaatgataaatataacgaattttaaagcgcgggaaaaactccctcaccccccagccactgccgacgaagcctcgatgacgtcaaaggtgcctaaacatcacgcgaagctattgttgtgatgcctcgttcacattacgatcgtccgagccgtcgtcggaactatcgtgcattcacattaccaTGGCCcctatatactggttactaatgtTCCACAGGTTCGTATTGAAATCGGCAGAGGGCGCTGTTGTCTCAATCTTCCGACACCAAATAGTTCCTCTTTTGAACGAGTGGCAGCGCGAGGGTGCACAGGGTTTCCAGttgtaggaaaattaacatggcgaagataggcaaaacgttgacttgtggtgtttttttccattttttcagtggtaAGGAGGTCTTCTGgaggtttcattttttgacagtacGATACTGAGTGTTGTGGCTAAAAAGTGGTGCTATTAGCTCAGAAAAGTCAGCGATGGTTCAGGAGTAGTGACTTGAAACAAATCCCGTGCCCTCGCTCGTAGTGGGATCCCGTTTACTTACCTGTGAACACCATGGCTTACGACAAGGGATCGTTTTTGTGCGTGGTTTTAAGTCGGTATATAatgctaagaagaaataaaattccaaactgggcattataaactcccatttgtggaaggcgGCGGTAAGTACACTGAATGTTTACATattgcatttttgaataagttgtttCTTGTGCATGGTACCTAAGTTATGATAACGGTGAAGGCCGGAAGTCTCACTAATCTTAGCAATTAAGtttaataacaatgcaaatgtttcaactgcgtgtccatattacagcatttgtcgaaaatgaaactcctatcccgctcaacatttttagtcgaccttattccaagatggcagaatgtggtggacacattaattttaattttgtaagtaatgtgtgccgcctactgtccatcgcatggcacagtgagtattcgcatctaaagttgatattttttaaacattgttttgctctATCGGAAGTAGAATCCAactcttgaaaagttatttttaagtttttttatctggaatggacctgatgttttggtttgggtttcttgtttatatacattACTAGCTGAGAAGCCCTTTGATTTTGAGCAGCTCGGAGATGAGTTAGAGAATTTGCGTAATTCTTTGTGCATTGAAGTTGCCCTTTGTGCGTGAAAatgctattgtttatttctcttcgtcacaaggttcataagttttgttcatgGTAGCAGAGAGGAGTACTCCTCGATCGTATCCTACTACACACCgcaaataagtgtattttttctctatcttggcctctatttttaacgtatattagtgccttgcagggttaatagtctttaagaatttaaatgcattgcaatttaaacgaccgataaatattcttttacgttattttagctcgatcggatacaaaccacatttatatgatgatttttgtatgacagacacagacaaacattaactttttatgtaGGATTCATAGATAAAGCGTAACAGGTATCTCGCAATGTCGCGCACAAGAATTTCCTTTGGTTGATTTTGCGTTTAatgtaattaacttcatttttgctctgccatttcgaagtgttctacgttctactatgatatgatattttgggaactacaattaattataatcaatgaccgGAACCAATGACTATTTTACTCGGGAGCTTTTAAAGACCAGATGCGtgaattaacaaattgaaatagttatttaataaatgccttgcaataaattttgtggaaataattgGATGTCGAGGTTTATCAATTTGATCTGCTGCTACAATTGCTGAGATTTATCGATTCGGTTCAGTGCAAATTATCTGGATAATCAAGAGAATTTGGCATTGAGAaagttttattgtattgttgttcaatatttgtttgttcaaggcatattatgctgtagaagattatataaatgataccatcatcaaagtaaagcattgagacaatgttcaagcagcaccagatatccttagctttcacgtgatatgcaatacaaatgaaagtttttcaggagagaaacattttaaagatatcaacttgaatttagacctgtttgttgaagtgaagacagaattcagaggtcagtgggttctagtgcaatataatggcaatttattttgaggcaaaatcacagaaattgtctcacagaagcaactgtaagttacagtcatggtaccgagtggcgcagcgaggggagggggaggtttttGGGGCATAATCACCCCCCAAATCTaaattagttaattggattaatattacttatagaaaagtgtaaggattaataaaatatccctcagaaagctgtaaaactccccatttgaaccatttatcttaaaaaatttctgggggagggtccccgtacctcctgcttgccctggcaggtattccgtaccccccagatccccactattagtcgcccctaaaacctcctctagccttaattcctagctgtacccctgatggtacccaccagtccccagaacattataaatggccaacgctgcccgattgtattgtatacaatagagAGACAGAGGTGATTAAAGCTATTTCTCCTCCTATAgtgttgaacaaaaaaagacgatggaaaatttaaccgtaaagatcttaaattatgaactctggtatctttctccttgtttttattaataataccatggtaacaagattaaagtagctgtataatttttttataccttaattgtattataattaagctaagcaaatacaagttaattgatcaagaaaataatgcttataaacatatgatcttcttatattgtaattaaccttttctgataaatgtgtttttgaccatgttaactctgcctgctttcaataacttttagcctgaagtgtacaatgtcccgtacgtaacacccttgtcccgtacgtaacaaaaggtgaaaaaattgtaacttagttgaaaaaaatttgttaataatgttaagtatatgtacttgaagcatactttttaagctatatgaaaaaaaatattacagcattatgaaaattctaattgagctgaaatatcatttttcataacatgagccaaacaagtggttgactcagcttgtcccgtacgtaacaggcacttattttttcttgcaacagtTACAACAAAGTGCTAAAGCCAGAACTGTAGCTTGAAAAATAGCTTAGGTCTACACCTaacaatttatagctgtttcaatggaacacaaaaaatattaggagcagaagtaatattttaaagctgtaaaaattagtacaaatgtCCCGTACATAACGGTGGAATGGCCCtaattaacaattaattaatttcacccaATTCATGTTGGATAAGCTCATAAAATCTTAACTCTTTAGGCCAATTGTCACtatgaagacaattttttatcactttttattcacTGTCCTGCTCAGAAgccttttgaatttattgttaAGCCATTCGGAATTGATGCCTCTACCAAGCACATCACTATCCACAGTTCATAGTAAAGTAACCATCAAAGTTCATAAATGTGAGCGTATACACTCTGAATATACAGTAGGGCACCACAGTTATTTGAAGCCGATGTCCAagggtcaaatttgcatcaaaatttgatacaaCTGACGTACACCCTAtcacacggtcaaaatttcatccaactggcttttggtcctttggtttgtacaaaacacggttttgtccaaatgggtaggacaggttctaaattttcatccaattggatgaaaccaaccaatcactgGACCTTTGACAAAAGAGAAGCGCCAaacgctgacacacaggccacataggttatttatcgtctgcatgagcatattaattaataaatatatataatggacacaaaaataaaatttgttgcattccatacagtatgcatcaaaaacccaaccggtttctaCCTTTTCAGGTCATGTTCATTatcgttcacctcttgataagacctgaaaaggtcgaaaccggtggagtatttttcataaatactgtatggaatacgcgatggaaactctcaactaggaaatctgtAATGTGTAAATGAGTTCATGTTTAATGAGAAGGAACCTTCCTTTTAGACTCACAATACAAGGAGGgggtgttttggaaagaataaaagatttactttaggTATTAAAGCACTattaattcataacatttcaatgaccatgtccatcacttattaataacattttccttgcgggaataaactgcctcacgtttgtatcctggcattttattctgccctcaaccttgcttataagggacatgaaaatatcctcacttatcgtcaattaatatCAGTAATATACAGGAACATCAGTGAGCAACTCCTTCTCCAATATGTTAAGCACGCTTACTCCAACGCTTTCCAGCCAacgccaagttcagcattccttctgttttctttctctttaatgttcaagaggcctgttcagatgATTTCAACTGCTAAAAAGACAGAATACTTCACTTCCAAaagcttccaaatttgtatacataaatattgtctttcgtttgtttttggtcTAAATGAGGGTCCATCGTGGGGAACCCCTGTCCCATTGCATGcaaatttttgcaacaaaatttttattccaaacatattgaggcaaatatttggATGCAAATTTGACTGTGGGACACCGGCTTGATTTATTTAACCGAGTTTTCTGCACATTTGCCCCAGAGGAGGGCTTACCTTAGCATTGAATTGAGATGGGGCAATGTCCTTATGGGCCATGTTCTCATCTCTAGCAAATTCCAGGTTTTTAAAATGATCACTGGCAAATCTATTATATATTGGATCATGAGATACATTTCACCTGCATCTATCCTGCTTCTCAATTCCATTCTCACAGTCTAGAGAAGGACTCATTATTGTTCATATTTCCACATGATAAACTGGTATATGAAACCAGTGAACCATGaacttgtgaaaataatttgatgtgaTGTAGTTTTGGGAAATGTGTTCTAATAAAACTTGCGCTTTCAGTGGGATAGTGTTTAATGCTGATGGctcaatttttttagctcatgctattaattttatacattttgacTTTTAGGAATTCATGGAtgactatttaattatttataaaatcattaagaaatcattactttaaatgccaaatttgtgaactaattttgtttattgatcattatctaattgtaagcctgaatatttatttttttcctattcttattcagtttattcaataatttactctcattcacattactaatatttgtgttctttgtgacttaatatgttttaaatgccttggtctaatttcttaaattttggacattttttattttaaatttcttatcatgGTTTTGTTATTAGCCCTTATACTTGtactaatccttttttattatttgttctatcagctaatatgATGTCTGTGAAACTCCTTGAAGGCTGTTACTTAAGATGATTCATCAgtggacttcaatattcaagaccTATGGTGGCTGTTTCCTACTagaattcaaatgaagaacttaCAGTCAGCTTTTATTTAATCCGTTTTCAGGAGAATAATTGATGCTTTTTATGGCTGTCTGTTTCATGACATTATAGAGAGATGTTGTTTGACGAATTGATGTGgaaatttacttccttttgatagaatgtatacctgaaaatgtttgcttatgaatttttctcggaaataaatgttggtaagcttcaaaaggtgtttttttttcctgatagagGTAATCCTAGTGATTATTTCCAAAAGATAAGAGAGAATTTTTTACTCTCTCAGATTTTTCCCAACACTGGAGAGTAGTGCATTGAAATGGTCTTGTATATTTTACAGCCGCTCTATATTTctaattcaataaatgttataGGGTGCACTTCTAAAGAGACATTAAATAGCAtaggttaataattaactatatttccTTTGTGATCTGGATATTGTGTCATTAATTTAGAGTAATAAGAAATTGATTAAGTACTGTCTTTAGGCctctgcacatttttttccagcgaCTGTGCTGTGACTGAGTACATGCCCAAGGAGGTTTCTTCGGAGGCTTCTCTTAAGGTCTTTTTCATGGCTGTTTGTATCTCTTCTATGGATGAagaatgggttcatttcagggctgccttaatcctaacttgcacaaaaatatctgatgggGTGACCTCCGGACTACAGGTGAGGCAGCATACGAATCTGGTGTTTGGCCAGGAACCAGGGTGTGGATTCATAGCATGTTGTGGCAAGGAGCCCTTcaataggtggaagaggggacttcatagtctcaacctcgcctgaataaaggcatattattattattgtaaaggcttttaactccctcaaaacttgtgagtagggCAGAACAGAGTCGCTAGAAGCCTCACAACTTATTTCGTTTCCTAAAgatatttagcataaaacttaaactttgctcgactgttgattccatttttttccttgacaagGTCGGCCAAGGGGGGGGTTTATAATAACTTACGTCCTTCCATAGCTTAGAAAGCGATCAGATTGGTCTTGCAACAATGATTAGAGTCCATTCCTCCTACTCCAAGTAGTTTGATCCCACTCCAACCAATTGGGGTGGCACGGGTTATTCAATTGCATCACTTTCAGAATTCACCCTGTATGTTATGTAACTGCTTGCATAACATAACCCTATATAAGCATGCGTAAGGTGAACTGATCAATCATATCCTCACCATACGTTGGCATCTGGGAGACCGGACCCTAGGCGACGAGAGAGTGACTCTTTGTTGTGTTTTGTAAAAATGACCATTGGAAGTGTTGACTCACTCTGTAGAGAAGACTAGCAGTGGCCATCATGAGATCTTATTCTATCTCCATCTGGCGTGCAATTGCacggatatttcaatgaaattagaataggggctatttcacCATCTTGCATGTATTCGTTCTAGCACTTTATCGCTTTGCACGATGTTATTTTGACAGCGCCTTAGTAAATTCATCAGTTTGTGCAATTATGTGCACGGTGTAAAATGGCCGTTAACGGGAGAAATGCCTTTTAATGTacctatatgtttttttccaactgcCGCCGCCTTCGATCATAGCATTTAATCAGAAAATTCCGAGAGTTAGGTAAAACCCTAATgcagataaatttattgttactttggCTTCACTAGGTCCTATTTACCCGCCGAAACTAAGAAACTAGTGATTTACAGCCCATAGcgcattttcatggtgaaattattcaattaatctaATCGTTCCTCCTATAATTCGTCCACATCCGACTCTTATCACTCCATCTCGTCCCGATTTGCTTTCGAACCGCCGCCGAgaccgcagttagttccatatttcccctagtggtagCGCCACTGTGCGCCAGAGTTTCtctggaggggtttgaggggtggcAGCGTCAGTCAAGGCAACAACATTGAGCcgaagattagtaaccagtatataagggccttgcACATTActatggttgaaacctgtgctgctctctagtgctgacatctaaagtgaacgggaaattgatgattagcaaagctgttgtggtttgcattgacaagatatcactgttttcaacgtgtatttaccgaataatttttcttccgcccatattcttccttcctaggacaaatccatgaaatgtccatgaaaaaaatagagcttcacgagcatttcgtctttctcttgtcgcttccgtttccggtctcccagcgcctaaccatcgtaaagtggcaacgttcggaactacgtcaactatagtcaggacttgcattcacacggctagttcggtcaactatcgttaggacgacggctcggacgatcgtaatgtgaatgaggcatgattgtttataatagttgccagcagttgtgagagcttcgtttgttagacgtgttgattattttatatttaaagataaatatccgacgatagaggcttggaagccctcatattttgcattatttataatataaatatctgagtacgggcataaaatataaaactggagcagttaaaccaaaaattctataatacctaaataacatcgttgtaggagtctgagccacggccattggaagggagatacgttaattgtaagttgatgttatcgacggcatataattcatttaagtatgcaattagaaggattttgatgttttctgatgtccgcttagcttttatatacaataacttcatccgtttattcgtaggtaccggagaattcgtcgtttaggactgtatgtgcttgtattatggggtgaattccagtcaatgcaacttttgctcgctgattggagacatctagaaacatttttgtgccaaaatagtgttattttcaacgtgacatctcccgttaagctactgctaataatcacagtgccagtggttgtaatgcacaaagtttgacaaggttgaaaaatatcggccaagagttatctacatctacataataccctgcgagccacctctagggtgtttggcagggggtgatcaatcaccagcatgcagcatgcatttggactcccacatgcacaccacaccgtccaaaaacgtcccgtataataacaaactattccactatatgctgttagaaatagaatatagaatagaaattcagaa
It encodes the following:
- the LOC124156650 gene encoding GTP-binding protein Di-Ras2 isoform X1, with the protein product MQPDSKGAAAAAGGEDASSAKKDAGSSQVVSSGRMPEQSNDYRVVVFGAGGVGKSSLVLRFVKGTFRESYIPTIEDTYRQVISCNKNICTLQITDTTGSHQFPAMQRLSISKGHAFILVYSVTSRQSLEELRPIWDAIRETKGAELSGIPVMLVGNKCDEGEGEGGGAREVRTDEGEAEAQRWGCNFMETSAKTNHNVKELFQELLNMEKNRNISLQLDSKKKGKGGGGGKGKMKEKCSVM
- the LOC124156650 gene encoding GTP-binding protein Di-Ras2 isoform X2 — encoded protein: MPEQSNDYRVVVFGAGGVGKSSLVLRFVKGTFRESYIPTIEDTYRQVISCNKNICTLQITDTTGSHQFPAMQRLSISKGHAFILVYSVTSRQSLEELRPIWDAIRETKGAELSGIPVMLVGNKCDEGEGEGGGAREVRTDEGEAEAQRWGCNFMETSAKTNHNVKELFQELLNMEKNRNISLQLDSKKKGKGGGGGKGKMKEKCSVM